From Ipomoea triloba cultivar NCNSP0323 chromosome 5, ASM357664v1, the proteins below share one genomic window:
- the LOC116020581 gene encoding uncharacterized protein LOC116020581: MGIVQFPPECMKVSPNADQSKYCRFHRQVGHDTDECNVLKCQIEELIQRGYFRQFVKQSGQQKSGQQQPPRNLPKNVWKKDDSSEPSSSSGGDTQADRKKWSRQLYVGEVVSLPRGKKQRREAITFSDDDLPEGPLPDRDELVIKMEINDSIVHRILVDNGSSVNVMYYDAFTKLGLPRNQLKEVRTPLSGFTGDSIETEGSVVLPVEIGASPNTSKINMEFIVVKLICAHNIILGRPALEDLKAIILMEHRA, translated from the exons ATGGGGATCGTGCAATTTCCGCCGGAGTGCATGAAAGTCTCCCCAAATGCGGATCAATCCAAGTATTGCAGATTCCATAGGCAGGTAGGCCATGATACTGATGAATGCAACGTGTTAAAATGCCAGATTGAGGAACTCATCCAGAGGGGATATTTCAGACAGTTCGTCAAACAGTCAGGCCAGCAAAAGTCAGGCCAGCAACAACCTCCGCGCAATCTACCAAAAAACGTTTGGAAAAAGGATGACAGCTCCGAGCCATCATCCTCGAGTG GTGGAGACACACAAGCAGATAGGAAAAAATGGAGTCGCCAGTTATATGTAGGTGAGGTGGTCAGCCTTCCAAGGGGAAAAAAGCAGAGGAGGGAAGCCATTACCTTCTCTGATGATGATCTCCCAGAAGGTCCACTGCCCGACCGAGACGAGTTGGTAATCAAGATGGAGATCAACGACAGCATTGTGCATCGCATACTCGTAGACAACGGAAGCTCAGTCAACGTGATGTACTACGACGCTTTCACCAAACTAGGACTGCCCAGAAATCAGCTCAAAGAGGTACGGACTCCACTTTCTGGTTTTACTGGAGATTCAATAGAGACAGAGGGATCCGTAGTACTACCAGTGGAGATAGGCGCGAGCCCCAACACCTCCAAGATAAACATGGAGTTCATTGTGGTGAAACTCATATGTGCCCATAACATCATACTAGGGAGGCCAGCTTTGGAGGATCTGAAGGCGATAATTTTGATGGAGCACCGTGCATGA
- the LOC116021102 gene encoding PLASMODESMATA CALLOSE-BINDING PROTEIN 3-like, which produces MAVLAALIFTLIFLVLRVESSWCVARSDASDQALQAALDYACGFGADCAPILSDGLCYLPNTLLAHASYAYNSYYQRKGRAPGSCDFAGTANIARTDPSYGSCIYPSKPSAAGGTVSPGRPITPLATQPTLYRPPPGATHQRSGELSPSIGVRPVVPNKATNNSRPPPKFSTIVTTLILVSSVFLILHVFSRHL; this is translated from the exons ATGGCGGTGCTAGCGGCGCTGATTTTCACGTTGATATTTCTTGTGTTGAGAGTGGAATCGAGTTGGTGCGTGGCGAGGAGTGATGCCAGCGACCAGGCCCTCCAGGCAGCTCTAGACTACGCTTGCGGGTTTGGTGCGGACTGTGCTCCCATACTTTCCGACGGGCTGTGTTATCTCCCCAACACCTTGCTGGCTCACGCTTCCTACGCCTACAACAGCTACTACCAGCGCAAGGGCAGGGCTCCTGGCTCTTGTGACTTCGCCGGCACCGCCAACATCGCCAGAACTGACCCAA GCTATGGGTCTTGCATTTATCCATCCAAACCAAG tgCTGCTGGGGGGACGGTTTCACCGGGAAGACCCATCACGCCGCTCGCAACACAACCAACTCTTTATCGTCCGCCGCCCGGTGCTACACACCAGCGCTCTGGAGAACTATCCCCGAGCATCGGAGTTAGACCGGTGGTTCCGAACAAGGCGACAAACAACTCCAGACCTCCGCCCAAGTTTTCAACCATCGTAACAACCTTAATTCTTGTCTCTTCTGTGTTTCTCATTCTACATGTGTTTTCACGACATCTCTAG